The DNA sequence GACCACCTCACCATCCAGGGCGCGAAGGCGATCGCCGCGACCGACGTGTTCTTCCTCATCGACAAGGGCGAGGAGAAGGACGAGCCGGTACGGCTCCGCCGCCGGTTGATCGAGGAGCACGGCCGCCCGCCGTACCGGATCGTGGAGGCCCGCGACCCGGAGCGGGACCGGGCCGCGGCCGCCTACGCCGAGGCCGTCGAGGACTGGCGGGCCCGGCGCGCCGAGCTCTACCGGCGCATGATCGAGGACGAGCTGCCGGACGGGCGGACCGGGGCCTTCCTCGTCTGGGGCGACCCGGGCGTGTACGACAGCACGCTGGCGATCCTCGACCGGCTGCCCTACGAGTACGAGGTGATCCCCGGCATCAGCGCGATCTCGGCGCTCACCGCCCGGCACCGCACCACGCTCACCCGGGTGGGCAGCCCGGTGCACATCA is a window from the Thermopolyspora flexuosa genome containing:
- the cobF gene encoding precorrin-6A synthase (deacetylating), giving the protein MKRLLVIGIGAGDPDHLTIQGAKAIAATDVFFLIDKGEEKDEPVRLRRRLIEEHGRPPYRIVEARDPERDRAAAAYAEAVEDWRARRAELYRRMIEDELPDGRTGAFLVWGDPGVYDSTLAILDRLPYEYEVIPGISAISALTARHRTTLTRVGSPVHITTGRRLAEQGPTADDILVMLDSRCAFAGLTGYHIYWGAYLGTPDEILIAGPVAEVADRIREARAEARARKGWIMDTYLLRRPR